GGGGGCTGCGGGCGGGCAGCCTGTGGTTCGGCTGGCGGCTGCCCGTCTATCGCCCCCGCCCGCCCCGGATGCGCGGCTAGCGCAGGCCCTCCCTATCGCAGGATCGGGGGGCCGTCGCTGGCGGAGATGTTCTGCACGCCCGCCTTCAGGCCCTGGCCGATGCGATGGGCCATCGCGGACCAGGCCCGCGCGCTCCACGGCGGCAGGGTGCGGCGCAGGGACTCGTCGAACAGGGCCAGCCAGATCGCGAAATGCTCGGGGCGGACATTGCCCGCCTGCAGATGCGCGCGCATCGGGCTGCCGGCATAGCCCCCCTTGTGCAGGATCGCGTTCGCCCAGAAGGCGGTGATGCGGGCCTCGTGCGCGGGCCAGTCGCCGACATGTTCGGCAAAGATCGGCGCCAGGACCTCGTGGCGGCGCACGGCGGCGTAGAAGGTGGCGATCGCGCGGGCGATCTCGGGTTCGGTGATGTCGAAGCGGGGGTCCATGACCCGCATCTGGGGCAGGGGCTGCATGGTTGCAAGGGGTTTTGCGGCGGTGCTATGGCACGCGCACCGGTCGCAGCCCACCCGGTCAAAACAGGAGCCCCCGATGAGCCACTACACCGACGCGCTGACCCAGCTTGGCGCCGAGACGCGTCTGCCGCAATCGCCCGAGGAGGCCGTGCTGGAGCGCGTGCCCAACCCCCAGCCCGGCCAGACCTATGCCGTGCGCTTCACCCAGCCCGAGTTCACCAGCCTCTGCCCGCTGACCGGCCAGCCAGATTTCGCGCATCTGGTGATCGACTATGCGCCCGGCGACTGGCTGGTCGAATCGAAGTCGCTGAAGCTGTATCTGGGCAGCTTCCGCAATCACGGCGCCTTCCACGAGGATTGCACCGTGGGCATCGGGCGCCGCATCGCGGAGCTGCTGGATCCCGCCTGGCTGCGCATCGGCGGCTACTGGTATCCCCGCGGCGGCATGCCGATCGACGTCTTCTGGCAGACGGGGGCGCCGCCCGCCGGGCTGTGGCTGCCCGACCAGGGGGTGCCGGGCTATCGCGGCCGCGGCTAGCCGCGCCAGGACCGCCAGATGATCGACAGCGTGTCGGCCAGATCGCCGGCGCGCGCCATCAGATGCTCGGGCTCGGGGGCGGTGCTGTCGGTGCCGCGGTCCAGTCCCGCCATCAGGCGGGACAGGCGGCGGCGATGGATGCCGGTCCACAGCTGCACCGGATCCGCGATCAGCCCCGCGAAGGTGGTGATCAGCGATCCCACCACGGCCAGCGCCAGCCCGGTGGCGACGATGGCCAGCGGAGAGATCTCGACCGGAAAGGCCCAGTACCAGGCGCGGCCAAGCGTGTCCCCTAGGGCGAAGTCGCGCACCGCCGCCCCATGCGCGCGCATCTGGGCCATGGGCCCGGCCAGCGAGATCATCCCCGGCGTTGCGCGGTGGAACAGCGCCAGCCCCATCCCGAGGACGATCAGCGAGGTGGTGATCTCGGCCACGGCATTGCGCGTCTCGGCATGGCGGCGCAGGGCGGTCTCGATCTGCGCGGGGGCGGCGTCCGGGCCCAGCCCCTCGGCCTGCAGCTGGGTGATCAGCGCGCCAAGGTCGTCCTCGATCTGCCGCGACACGTCCGAGCGCAGGAACACCCGCCGCGACCGCAGCCAGGCCCCCGCGCGGGCCGCGCCGAGCCGCCCCAGCACCCAGGCCATGAGCTGCATCAGCAGCGCGACCGGGGCCAGCATGACGTTCAGCGGCGCGCGCAGCAGGTCGGCGCCAAGCGCGTGGCGGTGGAGCGACCAAGTGCCGCGCAGCCCGTAGCGGCGCGCGGCAAAGCGGCCAAGCGCGGCATCGCGGCGGGACTGGCGCGTGCGGAGGGGGGCGGGGGGCATGGCGATCCTGCGGCAGGGAGTCGGGGACAGCCTAACCCGGGACGCGCCTCGACACAAAGGTTCGGCGCTTGCAGCCCCAAGCGGCGCTTTCTATAGAGGGCGCATGAAATTTCCGGCGTTCGGATCTCGAATTAGCAGCCCGGCGGCGTGAGGTTTCGCGCCGCCGGGTCAGCCTTGTCCGAACATCTTTCAAAGGAACGCCCCGATGGCTGCCGACATGCCGACCGACGCCCCCGATTATCGCGACACCGTCTTCCTGCCCCAGACCGAGTTTCCCATGCGCGCCGGACTGCCCGCGCGTGAGCCGGACTGGCTGGCCCGGTGGGCGCGGATCGGCATCTACGACCGTCTGCGCGAGAAGGCCGCCGCGGCGGACGGGACCCGCGCGCCCTTCGTGCTGCATGACGGCCCCCCCTATGCCAACGGGCATCTGCATATCGGCCACGCGCTGAACAAGACCATCAAGGACATCATCGTGCGCAGCCACCAGATGATGGGCCGCGATGCGCGCTACGTGCCGGGCTGGGACTGCCACGGCCTGCCGATCGAGTGGAAGATCGAGGAGAAGTACCGCACCGAGGGCCGCGACAAGGATGCCGTCGACGTGGTCGAGTTCCGCCAGGAATGCCGCCGCTTTGCCGAAGGCTGGGTTCAGATCCAGCGCGAGGAATTCGAGCGCATGGGCATCACCGGGGCCTGGGACCGCCCCTATCTGACCATGGATTACCATGCCGAGGCGGTGATCGCGGCCGAGTTCATGAAGCTTCTGATGAACGGCGCGCTTTATCAGGGATCGAAGCCCGTGATGTGGTCCCCGGTCGAGAAGACCGCCCTGGCCGAGGCCGAGGTCGAGTATCACGACCATACCAGCCACACGATCTGGGTGCGGTTCGGGGTCGCGAAGGCGCCGCGGGAACGGACTCCGCTGGTCGGCGGTCAGCCCGAGTCGCAGGACGTCCAGCTTGCCCGGGCTGAGGCCAATCTGGCCAAGCGGGAACGCTTCGGTAATGCAACGATCGTCATCTGGACCACGACCCCCTGGACCATTCCTCAGAACCGGGCCGTCGCCTTCAACCCGGCGATCGCCTACGGGATGTACGAGGTCGGCGCGGTGGCCGAGGGCTCGACCGCGCAGCCGGGCGAGCGTCTGGTGCTGGCCGATGCGCTGGCGGAGGGCGTGATGGCACAGGCCAAGATCACCGACTTTACCCGCGTCGCAGACGTGACCGCCGCCGATCTGGAGGGGCTGGTGCTGGCCCATCCCCTGCGCGGCGTCGAGGGCGGCGCGGGCGAATGGGATTACGATGTGCCGATGCTGCCGGGTGATCATGTCACCGACGAGGCCGGGACGGGCTTCGTGCATACCGCGCCCAGCCATGGCGACGACGATTATCAGCTTTACCTTAAATTCAAGGATAAGCTGCCCGGACTGAGAATGACCTACAATGTCGAACCCGACGGCAGCTATCGCGCCGACCTGCCGATCTTCGGCGGTCAGGCAATCATCGCGCCGGACGGCAAGGACGGCCCCGCCAATGTCGGCGTCATCAAGCAACTGGCTTATGCGGGCGCGTTGCTGGCCAAGGGCAAGATCAAACACTCCTACCCGCACAGCTGGCGGTCCAAGGCGCCGCTGATCTATCGCAACACGCCGCAATGGTTCGCCGCCATCGACAAGCCGCTGGACGACGGGATGGGCGCGCATGGCGACACGATCCGCTCGCGCGCGCTGAC
Above is a window of Paracoccus liaowanqingii DNA encoding:
- the ileS gene encoding isoleucine--tRNA ligase; the protein is MAADMPTDAPDYRDTVFLPQTEFPMRAGLPAREPDWLARWARIGIYDRLREKAAAADGTRAPFVLHDGPPYANGHLHIGHALNKTIKDIIVRSHQMMGRDARYVPGWDCHGLPIEWKIEEKYRTEGRDKDAVDVVEFRQECRRFAEGWVQIQREEFERMGITGAWDRPYLTMDYHAEAVIAAEFMKLLMNGALYQGSKPVMWSPVEKTALAEAEVEYHDHTSHTIWVRFGVAKAPRERTPLVGGQPESQDVQLARAEANLAKRERFGNATIVIWTTTPWTIPQNRAVAFNPAIAYGMYEVGAVAEGSTAQPGERLVLADALAEGVMAQAKITDFTRVADVTAADLEGLVLAHPLRGVEGGAGEWDYDVPMLPGDHVTDEAGTGFVHTAPSHGDDDYQLYLKFKDKLPGLRMTYNVEPDGSYRADLPIFGGQAIIAPDGKDGPANVGVIKQLAYAGALLAKGKIKHSYPHSWRSKAPLIYRNTPQWFAAIDKPLDDGMGAHGDTIRSRALTSIDKLVTWWPRSGRNRIQSMVENRPDWVLSRQRAWGVPLTCFVKAGARPTDPDFLLRDARVNDRIIAAFEAEGADVWYRDGFKARMLEGIVDPDAYDQITDVLDVWFDSGSTHAFVLRDREDGAPDGIADVYMEGTDQHRGWFQSSLLQASATRGRAPYRNVVTHGFTLDEKGMKMSKSLGNTIVPAKVIEQYGADVLRLWVAQADYTADQRIGPEILKGTADSYRRLRNTLRFLLGALQGFDEAERVAPADMPELEQWMLHRLAQLDHQVRKGYDQFDFQGVFQTLFQFCTLDLSAFYFDVRKDALYCDAPDSARRRAARTVLDILYHRLVTWLAPILPFTMEDVWLSRFPSDDDSVHLHDFPATPADWLNEPLAAKWDHVRRARRVVTAALEVKRTDKTIGASLEAAPVVHVEDADMLAALKSVAFADVCITSDLSLTRDPAPNEAFRLSEAPGIGVVFETAEGDKCQRCWKILPDVGTHSHPGVCARCDSVLGDRVPGDLVTG
- a CDS encoding group III truncated hemoglobin, whose product is MQPLPQMRVMDPRFDITEPEIARAIATFYAAVRRHEVLAPIFAEHVGDWPAHEARITAFWANAILHKGGYAGSPMRAHLQAGNVRPEHFAIWLALFDESLRRTLPPWSARAWSAMAHRIGQGLKAGVQNISASDGPPILR
- a CDS encoding DUF6635 family protein codes for the protein MPPAPLRTRQSRRDAALGRFAARRYGLRGTWSLHRHALGADLLRAPLNVMLAPVALLMQLMAWVLGRLGAARAGAWLRSRRVFLRSDVSRQIEDDLGALITQLQAEGLGPDAAPAQIETALRRHAETRNAVAEITTSLIVLGMGLALFHRATPGMISLAGPMAQMRAHGAAVRDFALGDTLGRAWYWAFPVEISPLAIVATGLALAVVGSLITTFAGLIADPVQLWTGIHRRRLSRLMAGLDRGTDSTAPEPEHLMARAGDLADTLSIIWRSWRG
- the queF gene encoding preQ(1) synthase, whose product is MSHYTDALTQLGAETRLPQSPEEAVLERVPNPQPGQTYAVRFTQPEFTSLCPLTGQPDFAHLVIDYAPGDWLVESKSLKLYLGSFRNHGAFHEDCTVGIGRRIAELLDPAWLRIGGYWYPRGGMPIDVFWQTGAPPAGLWLPDQGVPGYRGRG